A region from the Thalassophryne amazonica chromosome 2, fThaAma1.1, whole genome shotgun sequence genome encodes:
- the tgfbrap1 gene encoding transforming growth factor-beta receptor-associated protein 1 homolog codes for MSVKAFELVNAVERDLLMGDKARINIECIECCGKHLYVGTNDCFIHHFLLDEITSSKGKLTYSPQKLLHKYLGLKKPVSEFRAASALERLIVLCDAIVFLVDMVTLETVPSAAGGGAKIRGVTAFCLNENPVNGDPFCVEIGVLSSKRRTVQIYMVYEDRVQVVKEVTTPEQPCAVSLDGYFLCLALATQYMILNYNTGASQDLFPHNNEERRPIVKRIGREEFLLAAPGGLGMFANAEGVSHRAPVRWSESVIGATVCFPYVVALDESFITVHSMLDQQLKQTLSFRDGHILQDFEGKVILASSKAVYVLVPLPLERQIQDLLASHRVEEALILTEGAQRNIPKDKFQIFHRRILQQAGFIQFGQFQFLEAKEHFRRGQLDVRELISLYPLLLPASSSFTRCHPPLHEFADLNHLAQGDQEKVLRCKKFLITYLGEVRSTEVANGCREDVDTALLKLYAEQDHDSLLDLLASDNACVLADSIPWLEKHHKYFALGLLYHYHGQDLAALQLWSRVADGDLQDPTRSDLFEYVVDFLCSCSNMDLVWKYADWALQRDPTIGVHIFIKRPSSKDHSNELNPDDVIAYLGKHNLALLLYLEHLVLERHIQKEKFHTHLAVLYLERVLSLISESPADEEQLTKARERLRAFLRESDLYRVQFLLGKLEKREDLLLERATVHGKLEEHDKALHILVHKLKDFPCAEAYCIWVSSCRDSAYRQQIFHLLLGVYLDRNPAETSHKVASGGADLDMAAVDLLNHNGEVFDAVRVLRMLPENWSLQLVRPFLARAVRASMHACRTSQLAVGLARSENFQLLHDRLKERKKPIFVSEKKGCHLCHNTFSGPDVVCLPGGVPVHTHCAAQRVRDSSTKRLLNNTSNHT; via the exons ATGAGCGTAAAGGCGTTTGAGCTAGTCAACGCTGTGGAGCGAGATCTCCTGATGGGTGACAAGGCTCGCATCAACATCGAGTGTATTGAATGCTGTGGAAAGCACCTGTATGTGGGCACCAATGACTGCTTCATCCACCACTTCCTGCTGGATGAGATTACGTCCTCTAAAGGGAAACTGACCTACTCTCCTCAGAAGCTGCTACACAAATACCTTGGTCTGAAAAAACCTGTTTCTGAGTTTAGGGCTGCTTCTGCTTTGGAGCGTCTGATAGTTCTGTGCGATGCAATCGTATTCCTTGTTGACATGGTGACTTTGGAGACTGTGCCCTCTGCGGCAGGGGGCGGAGCAAAGATCAGAGGAGTGACAGCGTTCTGCTTGAATGAGAATCCTGTCAACGgtgaccctttctgtgtggaaataGGTGTACTCTCCTCCAAGAGGCGGACGGTGCAGATTTATATGGTGTATGAGGATCGGGTGCAGGTGGTCAAAGAGGTGACCACACCCGAGCAACCTTGTGCAGTCAGTCTTGATGGTTACTTCTTGTGCCTGGCTCTTGCCACACAGTACATGATCCTGAACTACAACACTGGGGCCTCTCAGGATCTTTTTCCTCACAACAATGAGGAGAGAAGGCCCATTGTGAAGAGGATTGGCAGGGAGGAGTTCCTCTTGGCAGCACCTGGGGGTCTCG GAATGTTTGCCAATGCAGAGGGTGTTTCTCATCGAGCTCCAGTCAGGTGGTCGGAAAGTGTGATCGGTGCCACTGTCTGCTTTCCGTATGTTGTTGCACTGGATGAGAGTTTCATCACCGTCCACAGCATGCTGGATCAACAGCTGAAACAAACTCTTTCATTCAGGGATGGGCACATTCTCCAGGATTTTGAAG GGAAGGTCATTCTGGCGTCCAGTAAGGCTGTGTATGTTCTGGTACCTCTGCCACTGGAGCGGCAGATCCAGGACTTGCTGGCCAGCCACAGAGTAGAAGAGGCGCTCATTCTTACCGAGGGAGCGCAGAGAAATATTCCTAAAGATAAGTTCCAG ATTTTTCACAGAAGAATACTCCAGCAGGCAGGTTTCATACAGTTTGGCCAGTTTCAGTTTCTGGAAGCAAAAGAGCACTTCAG GAGAGGTCAGCTGGATGTGCGGGAGCTGATATCCCTCTACCCATTATTGCTTCCGGCTTCTTCTTCATTCACTCGCTGCCACCCTCCTCTCCATGAGTTTGCAGATCTCAACCACCTAGCACAAGGTGATCAGGAGAAAGTGCTACGATGCAAGAAATTCCTCATCACGTATTTGGGAGAG GTCCGCAGCACAGAGGTAGCTAACGGCTGCAGAGAGGATGTCGACACCGCACTGTTAAAACTGTATGCTGAACAGGATCATGACAGTCTTCTGGACCTGCTAGCTTCAGACAATGCCTGTGTACTAGCAGATAGCATCCCCTGGCTGGAGAAACATCACAA ATATTTTGCACTCGGGCTGCTTTACCATTACCATGGCCAGGACTTGGCTGCACTCCAG TTGTGGAGTCGGGTGGCAGACGGCGATCTCCAGGACCCAACACGATCTGATCTATTTGAATACGTTGTCGACTTCCTTTGCTCTTGCTCTAACATGGACCTCGTGTGGAAGTATGCAGACTGGGCCTTGCAGAGAGATCCCACC atAGGTGTCCACATCTTTATTAAGAGGCCTTCCAGTAAAGATCATTCAAATGAATTAAACCCTGATGATGTAATCGCTTACCTGGGAAAGCACAACTTGGCACTGCTTCTCTACTTAGAACACCTGGTACTGGAGAGACATATTCAG AAGGAGAagttccacacacacctggctgTGTTGTACCTGGAGAGGGTCTTATCGTTAATCTCAGAGTCTCCAGCAGATGAAGAGCAGCTGACCAAAGCCAGAGAGAGACTCCGGGCTTTTCTCAGGGAGTCCGACCTTTACCGTGTTCAGTTTCTCTTGG GAAAATTGGAGAAGCGTGAAGACCTGCTGCTAGAGCGTGCCACAGTACATGGAAAACTGGAGGAACACGATAAAGCACTGCACATATTGGTGCACAAGCTGAAAGACTTTCCTTGTGCTGAAGCATACTGCATATGGGTTTCTTCCTGTCGGGATTCTGCATACAGACAACAAATATTTCACCTTCTTTTAGGGGTGTATCTAGACAGGAATCCGGCTGAAACATCTCACAAAGTAGCGAGTGGAGGCGCAGACCTGGATATGGCAGCGGTGGACCTCCTGAATCATAATGGTGAAGTTTTTGATGCAGTCCGCGTACTGCGCATGCTCCCTGAGAACTGGTCACTGCAGCTTGTACGACCTTTTCTGGCTCGTGCCGTTAGAGCCAGTATGCACGCCTGCCGCACCTCCCAGCTAGCTGTGGGACTCGCACGGTCTGAAAATTTTCAGCTGCTGCATGACAGG